In Gimesia benthica, a single window of DNA contains:
- a CDS encoding Gfo/Idh/MocA family protein, whose amino-acid sequence MATGFGIVGCGMISNFHAKALEEIRGAKLVACYDQFPASADKFAEANGCTAYHELDEMLADPEVDVVTICTPSGAHMDPAVAAANAGKHVVVEKPLEITLKRCDAIIDACKKNKVQLATIMPSRFGAANMELKKAIEKGRFGKLTLGDTYVKWWRTQEYYDSGGWRGTWKLDGGGAYMNQAIHNVDLLFWFMGEVADVNGMTGTLAHERIEVEDTGVATIRFKNGALGVIEATTSVYPGLLKKTEISGTEGTVIIEQDDVLHWEFSKEQARDAKIREELGKSTGNTGGASDPSAISYAGHMEQLKDFIKSIKTGKKPLVDGNDGRKSVEIILAIYQSSWTGKQVSLPLKRDPRIPKNK is encoded by the coding sequence ATGGCAACAGGATTTGGAATTGTCGGCTGTGGCATGATTTCGAATTTTCATGCAAAGGCGCTCGAAGAGATTCGTGGTGCCAAGCTGGTCGCCTGTTATGATCAGTTTCCAGCATCAGCTGACAAGTTTGCAGAAGCGAATGGTTGCACAGCCTATCATGAGCTGGATGAGATGCTGGCCGATCCGGAAGTGGACGTCGTCACCATCTGCACTCCCAGTGGAGCCCACATGGATCCGGCGGTCGCTGCCGCAAATGCCGGCAAGCACGTCGTTGTGGAAAAGCCGCTGGAAATTACCCTGAAGCGGTGTGATGCGATCATCGACGCCTGTAAGAAAAACAAAGTTCAGCTGGCGACAATCATGCCGTCCCGCTTCGGTGCCGCCAACATGGAACTGAAGAAGGCCATCGAAAAAGGCCGCTTCGGCAAGCTGACCCTGGGCGATACCTATGTCAAATGGTGGCGGACACAGGAATATTATGACAGCGGCGGATGGCGCGGTACCTGGAAACTGGATGGCGGCGGCGCTTACATGAATCAGGCGATTCATAACGTCGACCTGTTGTTCTGGTTCATGGGTGAAGTGGCCGATGTGAACGGCATGACCGGCACCCTGGCTCACGAGCGGATCGAAGTCGAAGATACCGGCGTGGCTACCATTCGCTTCAAGAATGGTGCCCTGGGTGTGATCGAAGCGACCACCAGTGTTTATCCCGGTCTGCTCAAGAAGACGGAAATCTCGGGTACCGAGGGAACCGTAATCATTGAGCAGGACGACGTACTGCACTGGGAGTTCTCCAAAGAACAGGCCCGTGATGCGAAGATCCGTGAGGAGCTGGGTAAGTCGACCGGTAACACCGGCGGTGCCAGCGATCCTTCGGCGATCTCTTACGCCGGGCATATGGAACAGTTGAAAGACTTCATCAAGTCGATCAAGACCGGCAAAAAGCCACTGGTAGACGGTAACGATGGTCGTAAGAGTGTCGAAATCATTCTGGCGATCTATCAGTCTTCCTGGACCGGCAAACAGGTTTCACTGCCTCTGAAACGGGATCCCCGGATTCCGAAGAACAAGTAA
- the tyrS gene encoding tyrosine--tRNA ligase: MQFLPVEEQLAIIGRGVEKIVPEQELAEKLKWSRETGTPLRIKYGIDPTGIDLHLGHTVPMRKMRQFQELGHQAVIIIGNYTALVGDPSGRDETRARLTAEQVEANATDYLNQVGKVIDLNNAEVVRNGDWFSKMNFADILELCSKVTVAQLLTRDDFSKRYKEEAAIYLHECLYPIMQAWDSVEIKADVELGGTEQLYSFMLARDLQKDQGLRQQVSVMSPILVGTDGVRRMGKSLGNYIGISEAPYEMMKKFMQLSDDSMQMFFELLTDFPLDEVKTILGDIPRKPRSSWLKPLSPNTTMRLQQMMPPNAGSGRLALAECLPIFR; this comes from the coding sequence ATGCAATTTTTGCCTGTGGAAGAGCAACTGGCTATTATCGGCCGTGGTGTGGAGAAGATCGTTCCCGAACAGGAACTGGCAGAAAAACTGAAATGGAGCCGCGAGACCGGCACGCCTTTGCGGATTAAGTATGGTATCGATCCTACAGGGATTGACCTCCATTTAGGGCACACGGTGCCGATGCGGAAAATGCGTCAGTTTCAGGAGTTGGGACACCAGGCGGTGATCATTATCGGGAATTACACGGCGCTGGTGGGCGATCCCTCCGGGCGTGACGAAACCCGGGCCCGTCTGACAGCAGAGCAGGTCGAAGCGAATGCCACCGATTACCTGAACCAGGTGGGGAAAGTGATCGACCTGAACAATGCTGAAGTCGTCCGGAACGGGGACTGGTTCAGCAAGATGAACTTCGCGGACATCCTGGAACTGTGCAGCAAAGTGACCGTGGCCCAGTTGCTGACGCGCGACGACTTTTCAAAGCGTTATAAGGAAGAGGCGGCGATTTATCTGCACGAGTGCCTGTATCCGATTATGCAGGCCTGGGATTCAGTCGAGATCAAAGCAGATGTCGAGTTGGGAGGGACGGAGCAGCTGTATTCGTTCATGCTGGCGCGGGACCTGCAGAAAGACCAGGGACTCCGACAGCAGGTCAGCGTGATGTCGCCGATTCTGGTGGGCACCGATGGCGTGCGTCGAATGGGGAAAAGCCTGGGGAACTACATCGGGATCAGCGAAGCCCCGTATGAGATGATGAAAAAATTCATGCAGCTCTCAGACGACAGCATGCAGATGTTCTTCGAGCTGCTGACAGATTTCCCGCTGGATGAAGTGAAGACGATCCTGGGGGACATCCCAAGGAAGCCAAGGTCAAGCTGGCTAAAACCATTATCACCGAATACCACGATGCGGCTGCAGCAGATGATGCCGCCGAACGCTGGCAGCGGGAGATTGGCTCTGGCGGAATGCCTTCCGATATTCCGATAG
- a CDS encoding SirB1 family protein, translating to MDLKQIFQFKQDPEFSRLLHHDKQIDLTKAALELARDDQPDLVFEHVLIWVRQRACELSGRVALAEDDRALVQCLVQCLAGQHGLGGDTICYHQAEGSYLNHVIESRQGLPISLSLIYMAVGKELGIDIHGVAAPLQFLVRYDAQDGPLFIDPYSKGTIYSEEECLNRLGELGEFPRSVLKRLLQPATHREIIIRMLMNLKRIHEERQDFARAWNVQRRLCALHPLSSTHKKELAALSFKTQKLGLSVELLENCLKSCPESEQDDLQLMLQKVHTELAQWN from the coding sequence ATGGACCTTAAGCAAATATTTCAGTTCAAACAGGATCCCGAATTTTCCCGGCTCCTGCACCATGACAAGCAGATTGATCTCACTAAAGCCGCACTCGAGCTGGCCCGCGATGATCAACCAGACCTCGTCTTTGAACACGTTCTGATCTGGGTCCGCCAGCGGGCCTGCGAACTTTCGGGCCGCGTCGCCCTCGCGGAAGATGACCGCGCGCTGGTGCAATGCCTTGTCCAGTGCCTGGCCGGTCAGCACGGACTGGGGGGAGATACCATCTGCTATCACCAGGCGGAAGGCAGCTACCTGAATCATGTCATCGAAAGCCGCCAGGGACTGCCGATTTCGCTCTCACTGATTTACATGGCAGTCGGCAAAGAACTGGGCATCGACATTCACGGCGTCGCCGCCCCCCTGCAGTTCCTGGTTCGCTACGATGCACAGGATGGCCCCCTGTTTATCGATCCCTACTCGAAAGGAACGATCTACAGCGAGGAAGAATGTCTGAACAGACTGGGCGAACTCGGAGAATTTCCCCGGAGTGTATTAAAACGCCTGTTACAGCCGGCCACCCATCGGGAAATCATCATTCGTATGCTGATGAATCTGAAACGCATTCATGAAGAGCGTCAGGATTTCGCACGTGCCTGGAATGTGCAGCGACGACTGTGTGCCCTGCACCCGCTCTCCAGTACACATAAGAAGGAGCTGGCTGCACTCAGTTTCAAAACACAGAAACTCGGTCTCTCCGTCGAACTGCTGGAAAACTGCCTCAAAAGCTGTCCCGAATCCGAACAGGATGACCTCCAGCTCATGCTGCAGAAAGTGCACACCGAACTGGCTCAGTGGAATTGA
- a CDS encoding tetratricopeptide repeat protein produces MSEVQELLNTALTHHHAGQLDQAEAVYQQLLEQDPRHWEPRYYLGTLQLQRGQLDLSIQSFLKVIQLNPELPDAHNNLGVAYHAMGKWQEAGQSFEHALRLNPHYERAYYNLGSLFESRGLLDEAAKCFRKSYENSGSPETYEKLADLLKVARRFAEAEVIYRELLEQTPGDFNRSMKLAYVLVLQRHYPEAVELYEAMLETHPGHYQILVSLSYVLECMGDIPAAIQTAERSIEAASDQPEGYNNLGNALRLAHRFDESCVNFEKALELQPQFPIAEFNLATTRMLTGDLQAGWEGYERRSDIDSSSRTSYPGPAWQGEPLEGKSICLWCEQGFGDTLMFIRFASELKRRGAGRVLVLIQPELAGLLKSIEEIDELLVPGNPVVECDYQCSLLSVPRFLETSLKTIPGEVPLFQPAADRTAHWGDVLSALEGKKVGLNWSGNLQFPRDEFRSIPLEQLSPLLDVAGVQFVSVQQVNGLDQLASFEAAGKLWQPGPEYQAEVGDFTEAAALMQNLDLMITTDTACAHLAGGLGIPVWILVSRLPEWRWLLDRGDSPWYPTARLFRQAELGEWGPVVEDVKAALEQKFSQDAPDFQ; encoded by the coding sequence ATGTCTGAGGTTCAGGAATTACTCAATACCGCGTTGACGCATCACCATGCAGGGCAACTGGATCAGGCAGAAGCTGTCTACCAGCAGTTGCTGGAACAGGATCCCCGCCACTGGGAGCCCCGCTACTACCTGGGAACACTGCAACTTCAGCGGGGGCAACTCGATCTGAGTATACAGAGCTTCCTGAAGGTGATTCAGCTCAATCCGGAACTCCCGGACGCCCATAATAACCTGGGTGTGGCCTATCATGCGATGGGTAAATGGCAGGAGGCCGGTCAGTCTTTTGAACACGCACTGCGTCTGAATCCCCATTATGAACGGGCCTATTATAACCTGGGCAGCCTGTTTGAGAGCCGCGGGTTGTTGGACGAGGCGGCTAAATGTTTCCGGAAATCATACGAAAACAGCGGTAGCCCCGAGACCTATGAGAAACTGGCCGACCTGTTAAAAGTGGCACGCCGTTTTGCGGAAGCGGAAGTGATCTACCGGGAACTGTTAGAGCAGACACCCGGGGATTTCAATCGCTCCATGAAGCTGGCCTATGTGCTGGTGCTGCAGCGTCATTACCCCGAGGCGGTGGAACTCTATGAGGCGATGCTGGAGACCCACCCCGGTCATTACCAGATTCTGGTGAGCCTGAGTTACGTGCTGGAATGCATGGGGGATATCCCGGCGGCGATCCAGACTGCGGAGCGTTCCATTGAAGCGGCCTCCGATCAGCCCGAGGGATATAACAACCTGGGGAACGCGTTGCGGCTGGCGCATCGCTTCGATGAATCCTGTGTGAACTTCGAGAAAGCATTAGAACTGCAGCCTCAGTTTCCGATTGCGGAATTCAATCTGGCGACCACACGCATGCTGACAGGCGATTTGCAGGCTGGCTGGGAGGGATATGAGCGTCGGTCCGACATTGATTCGTCCTCGAGAACGAGTTACCCCGGACCCGCCTGGCAGGGAGAACCGCTGGAAGGGAAATCCATCTGCCTGTGGTGCGAACAGGGCTTCGGAGACACTTTGATGTTTATTCGTTTTGCCAGCGAATTGAAACGCCGCGGGGCAGGACGGGTACTGGTACTCATTCAGCCGGAACTGGCCGGTCTGTTAAAGAGCATTGAGGAGATTGATGAACTACTGGTTCCCGGAAATCCGGTTGTCGAATGTGACTATCAGTGCTCCCTGTTGAGTGTACCCCGTTTTCTGGAAACCAGCCTGAAAACGATTCCCGGCGAGGTGCCTCTGTTTCAACCTGCTGCGGATCGGACGGCACACTGGGGCGACGTGCTCTCTGCGTTGGAAGGCAAAAAGGTGGGTTTGAACTGGAGCGGGAATCTGCAGTTTCCCCGGGATGAATTCCGCTCGATTCCGCTGGAGCAGCTGTCGCCTTTGCTGGATGTGGCTGGCGTACAATTTGTGAGCGTGCAGCAGGTGAATGGCTTGGACCAGCTGGCGTCATTTGAAGCGGCTGGAAAACTCTGGCAACCAGGGCCGGAGTACCAGGCAGAAGTTGGTGATTTCACTGAAGCGGCTGCTTTGATGCAAAATCTGGATCTGATGATTACGACCGATACGGCCTGTGCTCATCTGGCAGGAGGTCTGGGTATACCGGTCTGGATTCTGGTCTCGCGTCTTCCTGAATGGCGCTGGTTGCTGGATCGGGGTGACAGTCCCTGGTATCCGACGGCGCGTCTCTTTCGGCAGGCGGAACTGGGCGAATGGGGGCCCGTGGTTGAGGACGTGAAAGCGGCTCTGGAGCAGAAGTTCAGTCAGGACGCTCCTGATTTCCAGTGA
- a CDS encoding sugar phosphate isomerase/epimerase family protein produces the protein MAALVSCLTNSYGRFGPVAAIEHIRDAGIDHLELNIKNHGVPSFFKETPLLTEASTAEDIAHVKDLLKQHHVKLSSCNITTGNPLDPEVVTKTKRKLDLAHQLGVRLVVGGAGEIEQESDRDTLYQHLREIGDYAGEQGITYCFETHPGICVNAAGMLRTMQDLDHPNLRLNFDTGNINYYNEHANVLESLHEVVTWVKHVHLKDSYCKFKDWNFTALGEAGGVDFLKIRYILEDHNFNGPYSLEIEGIEGEPELTLEEHHNRVKQSVVYLRECGFFE, from the coding sequence ATGGCCGCCCTCGTTTCCTGCCTGACCAACTCCTATGGTCGCTTTGGTCCCGTCGCCGCGATCGAACACATCCGCGATGCCGGAATCGATCACCTCGAACTCAACATCAAAAACCACGGCGTCCCCTCGTTTTTCAAAGAGACGCCGCTGCTCACGGAAGCCTCCACTGCTGAGGATATCGCGCACGTCAAAGATCTGTTGAAACAACACCATGTCAAACTCTCCAGCTGCAACATTACCACCGGCAATCCCCTCGATCCGGAAGTCGTCACCAAGACGAAACGAAAGCTCGACCTCGCTCATCAGCTGGGCGTCCGACTCGTCGTAGGCGGCGCGGGAGAAATCGAACAGGAATCGGATCGTGACACCCTCTACCAGCACCTCCGTGAAATCGGCGATTACGCAGGCGAACAGGGCATCACCTACTGCTTCGAAACGCACCCCGGCATCTGCGTCAACGCAGCCGGGATGCTCCGCACCATGCAGGACCTGGATCACCCCAACCTGCGGCTCAACTTCGATACAGGCAACATCAATTACTACAACGAGCACGCGAATGTCCTGGAGTCCCTGCACGAGGTCGTCACCTGGGTCAAACACGTGCACCTCAAAGACTCTTACTGCAAATTCAAGGACTGGAATTTCACCGCTCTGGGCGAAGCGGGAGGCGTCGACTTCTTGAAGATCCGCTACATCCTCGAAGACCACAACTTCAATGGCCCCTACAGTCTCGAAATCGAAGGCATCGAAGGGGAACCGGAGCTGACGCTGGAAGAACATCACAACCGCGTCAAACAGAGTGTAGTCTACCTGCGGGAGTGCGGCTTTTTTGAGTGA
- a CDS encoding DinB family protein gives MIEYVRHILCAQFEASLGMLDDCIQNCPPAHWQKKIANMEFGYVAYHALCYVDLYLSPSLAEFQLREFHNEHVENRFKPKADYPITPELVSDYLQTCLQKMRETIAAETEASLNLRADFDWLEPFTRGELHLYSIRHIQHHTGALSAYLRRLDINLKWGHTGWSSR, from the coding sequence ATGATCGAATACGTCAGACACATCCTGTGTGCGCAGTTTGAAGCTTCACTGGGAATGCTGGATGACTGTATTCAAAACTGCCCGCCCGCGCACTGGCAGAAGAAAATCGCCAACATGGAGTTCGGCTACGTCGCCTATCATGCACTCTGTTATGTCGACCTCTACCTCTCCCCTAGCCTGGCTGAGTTTCAACTCCGCGAATTCCATAACGAGCATGTCGAAAACCGCTTCAAACCCAAAGCCGACTATCCCATCACGCCAGAGTTGGTGAGCGATTACCTGCAGACCTGTCTCCAGAAAATGCGGGAAACCATCGCCGCCGAAACGGAAGCCTCGCTTAACCTGCGGGCCGACTTTGACTGGCTGGAACCATTCACCCGTGGAGAATTACACCTCTATAGTATCCGCCACATCCAGCATCACACTGGTGCCCTCAGCGCGTACCTCAGGCGACTCGACATCAACCTGAAATGGGGACACACAGGCTGGTCCTCTCGCTGA